The following are from one region of the Carnobacterium gallinarum DSM 4847 genome:
- a CDS encoding T7SS effector LXG polymorphic toxin, which translates to MGLVYSSGESAELIQALTSNLASGKEAVNQLKTGSQKIVAAVDGRTLAGAAYTAGKGLFSDLIIPIITRATTACDAIEQELQKYKSADEAISSEGYLNEDNLNQQIATKKAMKASVDFASSVARTASRNNPVVAVLDALLDFQRNLNRMSDSIQDDIEQLQKKLEKLHNFSSQTNGLFNNSLNDLKIAIQGVLVLDSMIVNPDGSYTLPAGVDKSWFTSQKDIAAFKNSPNYAVTHMPKNRTPKETENWLSENLQKFGPDFLDYFKDGTVSAISFRNGRAFLNGIAISQDSLGRLKCRNRFLFKPTQNGGHTYNLGKDFQNKSGIDLGDYHYSRLPNGKFNFGEMKAAGFVGFKDAFNPINDFKRWGDASKVSKFGKGLGILGTGLTIGNNFADNIDLSDGLGVGETVNFVTDTTIDIGSGAGASAVGAMVGSAFLPPLGTVVGAGVGIGVNMFINHPFGDPPKSTVDHVKDGVKNVTKGIGDKISNLVGGFNFGFGG; encoded by the coding sequence TTGGGATTAGTTTATTCAAGTGGTGAGTCCGCAGAATTGATTCAAGCCTTAACTAGCAATTTAGCGAGTGGAAAAGAAGCAGTCAATCAATTAAAAACTGGAAGTCAAAAAATAGTTGCAGCAGTTGATGGACGCACTCTGGCTGGAGCTGCTTACACTGCTGGAAAAGGATTATTTAGCGATCTGATTATTCCAATAATTACACGTGCAACGACCGCTTGTGATGCAATCGAACAAGAATTACAAAAATATAAATCAGCCGATGAAGCTATTTCAAGTGAGGGATATTTAAATGAAGACAATTTAAATCAACAAATTGCAACAAAGAAAGCAATGAAAGCTTCTGTAGACTTTGCCTCGTCCGTCGCAAGAACAGCTTCAAGAAATAATCCGGTTGTAGCAGTATTAGATGCTTTACTTGATTTTCAGAGGAATTTAAATCGGATGTCAGATAGTATTCAAGATGATATTGAGCAACTGCAAAAAAAATTAGAAAAGCTACACAACTTTTCTTCTCAAACGAATGGTCTATTCAATAATAGTCTTAATGATTTGAAGATAGCCATACAAGGAGTTCTAGTGTTAGATAGCATGATTGTAAATCCTGACGGCTCATATACCTTGCCAGCTGGAGTAGATAAAAGTTGGTTTACGAGCCAAAAAGATATAGCAGCATTTAAGAATTCACCAAACTATGCCGTTACACACATGCCGAAAAATAGGACACCTAAAGAAACGGAAAACTGGTTAAGCGAAAATCTTCAAAAATTTGGACCTGACTTTTTAGATTATTTTAAAGATGGAACGGTATCAGCTATAAGTTTTAGAAATGGCCGTGCTTTTCTAAATGGCATTGCCATCTCTCAAGATTCATTAGGTAGATTGAAATGTAGAAATAGATTTTTATTTAAACCAACTCAAAATGGAGGTCACACTTACAATCTAGGTAAAGACTTCCAAAATAAGTCTGGTATTGATCTAGGAGACTATCACTACTCAAGGCTTCCAAACGGAAAGTTTAATTTTGGGGAGATGAAAGCAGCAGGGTTTGTAGGGTTTAAAGATGCTTTTAATCCCATTAATGATTTTAAAAGATGGGGAGATGCTTCAAAAGTTAGTAAATTTGGAAAAGGTCTAGGAATTCTTGGAACGGGGTTAACAATAGGAAATAATTTTGCAGATAACATAGATCTATCTGATGGGCTTGGTGTAGGAGAAACAGTTAATTTTGTGACAGATACTACAATAGATATTGGTTCAGGTGCAGGAGCTTCTGCGGTTGGTGCAATGGTTGGTTCAGCCTTCTTACCTCCTTTAGGGACAGTTGTTGGAGCTGGTGTAGGCATAGGGGTAAATATGTTTATAAATCATCCCTTTGGCGATCCACCTAAAAGTACCGTTGATCATGTAAAAGATGGTGTGAAGAATGTTACAAAAGGTATTGGGGATAAGATAAGCAATTTAGTAGGAGGATTTAATTTTGGGTTTGGAGGTTAA
- a CDS encoding ABC transporter ATP-binding protein, whose protein sequence is MEKQVVMEISEVSKRYQDRLALDRVSFDLRQGEISGLLGPNGAGKTTLMRIIVGLTKNYQGAIQFSSLSEKLKIGCVIETPSFYPHMTGQQNIDFFAALAGGVNKWKVQEMINLLGLSDAMNKKVKSYSLGMRQRLGIIQSLLGNPDILILDEPTNGLDPQGVKEIREYLVRISKEKQIPILISSHILSEIEKICDRVVILQNGRLVESIDMAERNQQNSSFYLIATIQISECLAFLETEKIKVIQTDSKSITIKVDKSDYSAFIRKLAASELAFTNICEKNQTLEEKFLDLTGGK, encoded by the coding sequence TTGGAAAAACAAGTTGTAATGGAAATTAGCGAAGTAAGTAAAAGATATCAAGATAGGTTAGCTTTAGATAGAGTTAGTTTTGACCTGAGGCAAGGAGAAATTAGTGGACTGTTAGGACCAAATGGGGCTGGAAAAACAACTTTAATGCGCATTATTGTTGGGTTAACTAAGAATTATCAAGGAGCTATTCAATTTTCAAGTTTAAGTGAAAAACTGAAAATTGGGTGTGTCATTGAAACACCTAGTTTTTATCCACATATGACCGGACAACAAAACATTGATTTTTTTGCAGCCTTAGCAGGAGGTGTAAATAAATGGAAAGTGCAAGAAATGATTAATCTACTAGGTTTAAGTGATGCGATGAATAAAAAAGTAAAAAGCTATTCGCTAGGAATGCGTCAACGTTTAGGAATTATTCAATCCTTGTTAGGCAACCCAGATATCTTAATTTTAGATGAACCGACAAATGGTCTGGATCCACAAGGTGTGAAAGAAATTAGAGAATACTTAGTGCGTATTTCTAAAGAAAAGCAAATTCCAATTTTAATTTCTAGTCATATTTTGTCAGAAATTGAAAAAATTTGTGATCGTGTTGTGATTTTACAGAATGGACGACTAGTAGAATCTATTGATATGGCTGAACGAAATCAACAAAATAGCAGCTTTTATTTAATTGCAACGATTCAAATTTCGGAATGTTTGGCCTTTTTAGAAACAGAAAAGATTAAGGTCATCCAAACAGATTCAAAATCAATTACAATTAAAGTCGATAAAAGTGACTATTCTGCATTTATTAGAAAGCTAGCAGCTAGCGAGTTAGCATTTACGAATATTTGTGAAAAAAATCAAACCCTTGAAGAAAAATTCTTAGATTTAACAGGAGGAAAATAA
- a CDS encoding GHKL domain-containing protein, with protein MAVLRTILGYSLEEIDSWEVKVFSLGLESLFIVILSFMLKNVIKRLTRGIVFTIELKQKMKLISLEGFVLISIFFFLSYYVDGSENLFLNLLFLTLISGGVTAVYFARLARKQKKQQEHEELQQLKDYAKNLEKVYLDMRKFRHDYINILASMSGYIQEKDLIGLECYFQEKVMVVSQDIEMNNFKLAGLSQLELPEIKGIVASKMIQAQELGIDTDFEATEKIDQVRMNSLSLCRCLGILLDNAIEETMEMNQASIKVGFIKRSTSLVIVVMNSCRTDTPKIHQLIKRDFSIKGAGRGLGLSNLQEEIDRFSFVTLDTRIENELFIQEIEILN; from the coding sequence ATGGCAGTTTTAAGAACAATTTTAGGATATTCATTAGAGGAAATAGATAGTTGGGAAGTCAAAGTTTTTTCTTTAGGGCTTGAGTCTTTGTTCATAGTAATTTTGAGTTTTATGTTAAAGAATGTAATCAAGCGATTGACGAGGGGGATTGTCTTTACCATTGAGTTAAAACAGAAAATGAAGCTTATTTCTTTGGAGGGATTTGTATTAATAAGTATTTTCTTTTTTTTAAGTTATTACGTGGATGGTTCCGAAAATTTATTTTTGAATTTGCTATTTCTTACTTTAATTAGTGGGGGGGTTACGGCTGTTTATTTTGCTAGGTTAGCTAGAAAACAAAAGAAACAACAAGAACATGAGGAATTACAACAGTTAAAAGATTATGCCAAGAATTTAGAGAAAGTCTACTTAGATATGCGGAAATTCCGGCACGATTATATTAATATCTTAGCAAGCATGTCCGGGTATATTCAAGAAAAAGATTTAATAGGTTTAGAATGCTATTTTCAAGAAAAAGTTATGGTAGTTAGTCAAGATATTGAAATGAATAATTTTAAATTAGCTGGATTGAGTCAGCTGGAATTACCTGAAATAAAAGGAATTGTGGCTTCAAAAATGATTCAAGCACAAGAATTAGGAATTGATACTGATTTTGAAGCAACAGAAAAAATTGATCAAGTAAGAATGAATTCACTGTCTCTTTGTCGTTGTTTAGGTATCTTATTGGATAATGCAATTGAAGAAACGATGGAAATGAATCAAGCTTCTATTAAAGTTGGATTTATTAAACGATCCACGAGCTTAGTTATTGTAGTGATGAATTCTTGTCGAACAGATACGCCAAAAATTCATCAGCTTATTAAACGAGATTTTTCCATAAAAGGTGCTGGGCGTGGATTAGGCTTAAGTAATTTGCAAGAAGAGATTGATCGATTTTCTTTTGTGACCTTGGATACACGAATTGAAAATGAGTTATTTATTCAAGAGATTGAGATTTTAAACTA
- a CDS encoding IS3 family transposase (programmed frameshift), translating to MAKYSTEFKMNVVQNYLNGEGGMKYLAKKYGIKGISQVQIWINTYKEFGEEGLLRSRQNKTYSVQFKLDAIELYLTTEMSYREVANQFGMTNFSMIANWRKAYQENGVDGLSQPKGRPSKMPKKKNKLPAIDSSKKELTYLEALEKENLQLKIELAYLKELRRLRLMEQQQKNKHESFIASEGKFRLIDILETLGFPRSTYMYWQKRFNRENPDKPIEQEMEKIHHEHKDYGYRRMNQELRNRGILVNKKKVQRLMKKLGILVRSFTRKSRKYNSYKGTVGRVAKNRIHRHFYTSIVHQKMTTDTTEFKYYEKDHSGSLRIKKLYLNPFMDMYNSEIVSYSISEKPTAKAIMDALNGAIVKTNDCLYRRTFHSDQGWGYQMKAYSHELKKHHIFQSMSRKGNCLDNSPMENFFSILKQELYHGVIYKSYQELKQAIEHYIEYYNHSRIKEKLDWLSPVQFRKKMSLTA from the exons ATGGCAAAATATAGCACAGAATTTAAGATGAACGTTGTACAAAACTATTTAAATGGAGAAGGTGGAATGAAGTATTTAGCTAAAAAATATGGCATTAAAGGAATCTCTCAAGTACAAATTTGGATAAATACGTACAAAGAATTTGGTGAGGAAGGTCTACTTCGTAGTCGCCAAAATAAAACTTATTCTGTTCAATTCAAGTTAGATGCGATAGAGTTATATCTAACAACAGAGATGTCCTATCGAGAAGTTGCCAATCAGTTTGGAATGACCAATTTTTCTATGATTGCCAATTGGCGTAAAGCTTACCAAGAAAATGGAGTAGATGGGCTCTCACAACCGAAAGGACGTCCATCTAAAATGCCTAAAAAAAAGAATAAATTACCAGCTATTGATTCTTCAAAAAAAGAGTTAACCTATTTAGAAGCGCTAGAGAAAGAAAATCTACAGTTAAAAATTGAACTTGCCTATTTAAAAGAATTAAGGAGGTTGCGTTTGATGGAACAGCAACAGAAAAACAAGCACGAATCATTCATAGCCTCCGAGG GGAAATTCAGATTAATCGACATTCTTGAAACCCTAGGGTTTCCTAGGTCAACCTATATGTATTGGCAAAAACGCTTTAACCGTGAAAATCCAGATAAACCAATTGAACAAGAAATGGAAAAAATTCATCACGAACATAAGGATTATGGCTATCGTCGGATGAATCAAGAACTTAGAAACCGTGGTATCCTTGTGAATAAAAAGAAAGTGCAACGTTTAATGAAAAAATTAGGAATCTTGGTACGCTCATTCACACGGAAATCACGGAAATACAATTCCTATAAAGGAACTGTTGGGAGAGTGGCAAAAAATCGGATTCATCGTCATTTTTATACAAGTATTGTTCATCAAAAAATGACAACAGATACAACAGAATTTAAGTATTATGAAAAAGATCACTCGGGTAGTTTGCGTATTAAGAAACTCTATCTAAACCCGTTCATGGATATGTATAATAGCGAGATTGTCTCTTACTCAATTTCAGAGAAACCTACAGCAAAAGCGATTATGGATGCATTAAATGGAGCTATTGTGAAAACGAATGATTGCCTCTATCGCCGAACGTTCCATTCCGACCAAGGATGGGGATACCAAATGAAAGCCTATAGCCATGAATTAAAAAAGCATCATATTTTTCAAAGTATGTCTCGTAAGGGAAACTGCTTAGATAATTCTCCTATGGAGAATTTCTTTAGTATTCTCAAACAAGAACTTTACCATGGCGTTATCTACAAAAGCTACCAAGAATTAAAACAAGCGATTGAACACTATATAGAGTACTATAATCATTCTCGAATAAAAGAAAAATTAGACTGGCTAAGCCCAGTTCAATTTAGAAAGAAAATGAGTTTAACTGCGTAA
- a CDS encoding ABC transporter permease yields MIRATKLSVLEFKKITLEVGLYIGILCAILASCAMGWMAVTTEYFGLVNVFGFFAMIGELILIFYGARVLGSEFQYKTSTTIFTKGISRTKVVLAKLFCMGLLGGMLGLVSSIVGLIFQVFLLKESNFLDALLPFMINIATYVMIAILIGSFGILMSILTLGPVASFILTFVAFKVLPNFIGLVAMKLTLIEKIVEYIPFYTMSEALYRPITNEAYIGIVGGVILFLGLSILKINKKDLV; encoded by the coding sequence ATGATTCGTGCAACAAAATTAAGTGTTTTAGAATTTAAGAAAATTACATTAGAAGTTGGCTTATATATTGGTATTTTGTGCGCTATACTGGCAAGCTGTGCAATGGGGTGGATGGCAGTGACGACAGAGTATTTTGGATTAGTGAATGTTTTTGGTTTTTTTGCGATGATTGGTGAGTTGATTTTAATTTTTTATGGTGCACGTGTTTTAGGCTCTGAGTTTCAATACAAAACGTCAACGACTATTTTTACAAAAGGTATTTCCAGAACGAAAGTCGTGTTAGCTAAGTTATTTTGTATGGGATTACTAGGCGGTATGTTAGGTTTAGTTAGTTCCATTGTTGGTCTGATTTTCCAAGTATTTTTATTAAAGGAAAGTAATTTTTTAGATGCATTGCTTCCCTTTATGATAAATATTGCTACGTATGTGATGATTGCGATTTTAATTGGTAGTTTTGGAATTTTAATGTCTATTCTAACATTAGGACCAGTTGCTAGTTTTATTTTAACCTTTGTTGCTTTTAAGGTACTGCCTAATTTTATCGGCTTAGTTGCCATGAAACTAACGTTAATTGAAAAAATTGTTGAGTATATTCCTTTTTATACAATGAGCGAGGCTTTGTACCGTCCAATAACAAATGAAGCTTATATCGGAATTGTTGGAGGTGTTATTTTATTTTTGGGACTATCTATTTTGAAAATTAATAAAAAAGATTTAGTTTAG
- a CDS encoding DUF5085 family protein, whose amino-acid sequence MKLLPTVFTAEKIGFQNVVSKRGKFHYSEMEKNYENFVSGIADEGYNVKGPYFYSLNNVPMDEIVDIEMFFPIIENTFKADGYQFASYFEIKQLLKTIIVGDFDRVTEQSYAELLATLEENNLNVATPFYHIFPKNGGKYIDLYLGYYKVLRNESLNTMRFDF is encoded by the coding sequence ATGAAATTGTTACCAACAGTATTTACAGCAGAAAAAATCGGCTTTCAAAATGTTGTGAGTAAGAGAGGTAAATTTCATTATTCTGAAATGGAAAAGAATTATGAAAATTTTGTCTCTGGTATTGCTGACGAAGGTTATAATGTGAAAGGACCCTATTTTTATAGCCTTAATAACGTTCCAATGGATGAAATAGTAGACATTGAGATGTTTTTTCCAATTATTGAAAATACCTTCAAAGCAGATGGGTATCAGTTTGCCTCATATTTTGAAATTAAACAATTATTAAAAACAATAATTGTTGGCGATTTTGATAGAGTAACGGAGCAATCTTATGCAGAACTATTAGCTACCTTAGAAGAAAATAATTTGAATGTAGCAACCCCTTTTTATCATATATTCCCTAAAAATGGGGGGAAATACATTGATCTTTATCTTGGTTATTATAAAGTGTTAAGAAATGAATCACTGAATACCATGAGGTTTGATTTTTAA